One stretch of Roseimicrobium sp. ORNL1 DNA includes these proteins:
- a CDS encoding sulfatase yields MRAFSTLVLLVATCLCSAVTIRAETPPNVVLIISDDHHWGDYSFMGHPEVKTPHMDKLASQSLLFTRGYVPSSLCCPSLATIISGQFPHQNYITSNDPPGSSDQKLKQNDPVFIEGREKFNKHMDQLNTLPRVLGKQGYLSFQTGKWWQGNFARGGFTHGMTKGSRHGDDGLKIGRETMQPMYDFMKMAKDEKKPFFLWYAPFLPHTPHNPPDRLLAKYKDKAPSPTIAKYWAMVEWLDETCGDLMKHLDEQGLAENTIVIYVADNGWIQDPEKPKYAPRSKQSQYDGGLRTPIMVRWPAKLKPSKSQALASSIDIAPTVLRAAGIEAPKEMTGLNLLDTAAVDARKTIYGEIFTHDSQNIDVPAASLRWRWMIDGDYKIIVPDSKNEPDAKVELYKITTDINEERDLSLTQTERVKELTAKLDAWWKP; encoded by the coding sequence ATGCGTGCTTTCTCCACACTCGTCCTCCTCGTCGCCACCTGCCTATGCTCCGCAGTTACCATCCGCGCGGAAACTCCGCCCAATGTGGTGCTCATCATCTCCGATGACCACCACTGGGGCGACTACAGTTTCATGGGGCATCCTGAGGTGAAGACGCCGCACATGGACAAGCTGGCCTCCCAGAGCCTGCTGTTCACGCGCGGCTATGTGCCCTCCAGCCTCTGCTGCCCCTCGCTGGCCACCATCATTTCCGGCCAGTTTCCGCACCAGAATTACATCACCAGCAATGATCCTCCCGGCTCATCCGATCAGAAGCTGAAGCAGAACGATCCCGTCTTCATCGAAGGACGGGAGAAGTTCAACAAACACATGGATCAGCTCAACACCCTGCCGCGGGTGCTGGGCAAGCAGGGGTATCTCAGCTTCCAGACGGGCAAGTGGTGGCAGGGGAATTTCGCCCGTGGGGGCTTCACCCACGGCATGACGAAGGGCAGCCGTCATGGAGACGATGGGCTCAAGATTGGTCGCGAGACCATGCAACCCATGTATGACTTCATGAAGATGGCGAAGGATGAGAAGAAGCCCTTCTTCCTCTGGTACGCGCCCTTCCTGCCGCACACCCCGCACAACCCGCCGGATCGCCTGCTCGCGAAGTACAAGGACAAGGCACCTTCACCGACCATCGCCAAGTACTGGGCCATGGTCGAGTGGCTGGATGAAACCTGCGGCGACCTGATGAAGCACCTCGATGAGCAGGGACTCGCGGAGAACACCATCGTCATCTACGTCGCGGACAACGGTTGGATTCAGGATCCTGAAAAGCCCAAGTACGCCCCGCGCTCCAAGCAGAGCCAATATGATGGCGGTCTGCGCACACCCATCATGGTGCGCTGGCCGGCAAAGCTGAAGCCCAGCAAGAGCCAGGCTCTCGCGAGCAGCATCGACATTGCGCCCACCGTGCTGCGCGCTGCGGGCATCGAGGCACCCAAGGAGATGACCGGACTCAATCTGCTAGACACCGCCGCAGTAGACGCGCGGAAGACCATCTACGGTGAAATCTTCACGCATGACTCGCAGAACATCGATGTACCCGCCGCGAGCCTCCGCTGGCGCTGGATGATTGATGGAGACTACAAAATTATCGTCCCGGATTCCAAGAACGAGCCCGATGCGAAGGTTGAACTCTACAAGATTACCACAGACATCAACGAGGAGAGGGATCTCTCGCTGACGCAAACGGAGCGCGTGAAGGAACTGACGGCAAAGCTGGACGCGTGGTGGAAGCCGTAG
- a CDS encoding hotdog domain-containing protein, whose protein sequence is MENRRLVLPEHLNHYGFLFGGHLLQWVDEIAWIAASHEHPGCRLVTVAMDEVVFRKSVHSGTVLRFEATKSRAGTTSVSYLVEVYAESLQTGAADLVFSTTVTQVRVDEEGRKMAF, encoded by the coding sequence ATGGAAAACCGCCGCCTCGTTCTGCCCGAGCACCTCAATCACTACGGTTTCCTCTTTGGCGGGCATCTTCTGCAGTGGGTGGATGAGATAGCCTGGATCGCCGCCAGTCACGAACATCCCGGCTGCCGCCTCGTCACGGTGGCGATGGATGAAGTGGTCTTCCGCAAAAGCGTGCATAGCGGCACGGTGCTGCGCTTCGAGGCCACGAAATCACGCGCCGGCACCACTTCGGTAAGCTATCTCGTGGAGGTCTACGCAGAGTCTTTGCAAACCGGCGCGGCAGATCTCGTCTTCAGCACCACGGTGACGCAGGTGCGGGTGGATGAGGAAGGCAGGAAGATGGCGTTCTAG
- a CDS encoding GNAT family N-acetyltransferase — protein MPEGLTYHELQGPALEPWLDQLGSLRIAVFHDYPYLYDGSLEYEREYLRTYSQSPNSLVVLVTNAGNEVVGATTCIPLTCEGPEFQAPFIEHGFEVREVCYFGESILLQELRGQGVGKEFFRRREAHATKLRARWTGFCAVDRDPADPRRPAGYRPLDTFWISQGYTKRPEMKATFVWKETDEESESPKTLTFWLKEWTR, from the coding sequence ATGCCAGAAGGATTGACCTACCATGAACTCCAGGGACCCGCGCTTGAGCCGTGGCTGGATCAGCTTGGGAGCCTGCGTATCGCCGTGTTTCACGACTATCCGTACCTCTATGATGGTTCACTGGAATACGAACGCGAGTACCTGCGCACCTATTCCCAGTCTCCAAACAGCCTCGTGGTGCTGGTGACCAATGCTGGCAATGAAGTCGTGGGCGCCACCACGTGCATCCCGCTGACCTGTGAAGGACCGGAATTCCAGGCTCCCTTCATCGAGCACGGTTTTGAGGTGCGTGAGGTCTGCTACTTCGGTGAATCCATCCTGTTGCAGGAGTTGCGGGGACAAGGGGTGGGGAAGGAATTCTTCCGCCGTCGCGAGGCCCACGCTACGAAGCTCAGGGCACGATGGACCGGATTCTGCGCCGTGGACCGCGACCCCGCAGATCCGCGCCGCCCGGCTGGCTACCGCCCCCTGGACACCTTCTGGATCTCCCAAGGCTACACGAAGCGTCCCGAGATGAAGGCCACCTTCGTATGGAAAGAAACAGACGAAGAATCTGAATCTCCCAAGACCCTTACTTTCTGGCTCAAGGAATGGACACGCTGA
- a CDS encoding nitrilase-related carbon-nitrogen hydrolase, producing the protein MDTLNIDLWTCDVGAEAASPQAFANLLKERVLESWSKGADVAVLPEYSWMGLERFVSGEDKLAGVADLFWNEIWPGLKAELSRKDRAVVLGTVPFRTPNGTWRNRAPILCGERELHQDKLCLTPWEKVFEGGEALHVWTLHGVKFAVVICLDIEVPEISVALRGRQVDCVLVPSATESILGVERVGRCASGRAVELCAFVGVSQLVGKAESELVDENVGKLAWHAPSQSAFKHSLRETISPVLLEDGFHCLRGELHAKSLRRARKMLVETNPAHLTPGTILVQDDA; encoded by the coding sequence ATGGACACGCTGAACATCGATCTCTGGACCTGTGACGTGGGCGCTGAAGCAGCATCGCCGCAGGCCTTCGCCAATCTACTGAAGGAACGCGTGCTCGAAAGCTGGAGCAAGGGCGCTGACGTGGCCGTGCTGCCCGAGTACTCGTGGATGGGACTGGAGCGCTTCGTCAGCGGCGAGGACAAACTGGCAGGTGTGGCGGATCTCTTTTGGAATGAAATCTGGCCTGGGCTCAAAGCAGAGCTTTCACGCAAGGATCGAGCCGTGGTGCTGGGCACGGTGCCCTTTCGCACACCCAATGGTACCTGGAGAAACCGTGCACCGATTCTGTGTGGCGAAAGGGAACTACACCAGGATAAGCTCTGCCTTACTCCCTGGGAGAAGGTCTTTGAAGGAGGCGAGGCCCTGCACGTATGGACGCTGCACGGCGTGAAATTTGCCGTTGTGATCTGTCTCGATATCGAGGTGCCGGAGATCTCGGTGGCCCTGCGGGGCAGGCAGGTCGACTGCGTCCTGGTGCCCAGCGCCACGGAGAGCATCCTGGGCGTGGAGCGAGTGGGCCGCTGTGCCTCGGGACGTGCCGTGGAGTTGTGTGCTTTTGTTGGTGTATCACAACTGGTGGGAAAGGCTGAGTCGGAACTCGTGGATGAAAATGTGGGCAAGCTGGCGTGGCATGCGCCCTCACAGTCCGCCTTCAAGCACAGCCTTAGAGAAACGATCAGCCCGGTCTTGCTTGAAGATGGTTTCCACTGCCTGCGGGGAGAACTGCATGCGAAATCCCTGCGCCGTGCTCGCAAGATGTTGGTGGAAACCAATCCTGCACACTTGACGCCGGGAACGATTCTCGTGCAGGATGACGCCTGA
- the mscL gene encoding large conductance mechanosensitive channel protein MscL, with protein MKNLLNEFKTFALKGNVIDLAVGVIIGAAFGKIVSSVVEDLIMPVVGAIWKADFSNMYVGLSSEVYKAVETAEKAGAPLSLGDAKKFGPVFAYGSFITVLINFAIIAFCVFLLVKFINRLAKKKAEEPAPAAPAEDVKLLTEIRDLLKAQQGGGAK; from the coding sequence ATGAAAAACCTGCTGAATGAATTCAAGACGTTTGCCCTCAAGGGCAATGTGATCGACCTCGCGGTCGGTGTCATCATCGGAGCCGCGTTCGGAAAGATCGTTTCCTCTGTGGTGGAGGATCTCATCATGCCCGTCGTGGGTGCGATCTGGAAGGCTGACTTCAGCAATATGTATGTGGGGCTGAGCTCCGAGGTGTACAAGGCGGTGGAGACGGCCGAGAAGGCAGGCGCTCCCTTGTCGCTCGGGGATGCAAAGAAATTCGGACCGGTGTTCGCCTACGGCAGCTTCATCACCGTTCTGATCAACTTTGCCATCATCGCGTTCTGCGTCTTCCTCTTGGTAAAATTCATCAACAGGCTTGCGAAGAAGAAGGCTGAAGAACCTGCACCCGCCGCTCCGGCGGAAGATGTGAAACTGCTGACCGAAATTCGCGACCTGCTGAAGGCTCAGCAGGGAGGCGGAGCCAAGTAG
- a CDS encoding sulfatase yields MTFARLPILALALATGLPAVSPRPASAAEAKPKQPNILFIFSDDHAYQAISAYKDPRQLIETPNLDRIAKEGMLFNRCMVPNSICGPSRAVVLTGKYNHINGFLNNSNSRFDNTQPTFVRDLHGAGYQTAVVGKWHLMTDPVGFDYWHILPGQGVYYNPPMIDNGKPVKHEGYVTDIITDLTLDWLKNRDKTKPFLMMCQHKAPHREWDPPIRHLGWNKGKPFAEPATLFDDYENRGQAVRDQDMTIEKTFTPKDAKLATPPQLNAEQKAAWDAYYGPLNAEFEKQNPQGKDLVRWRYQRYMHDYLACVKAVDDGVGRLLKYLDDEGLAENTIVVYAADQGFYLGEHGWFDKRWIFEESLRTPLMVRWPGKVKPGSENKEIVSTVDFAETFLEAAGLPIPADMQGKSLVPLLAGNTPSDWRKSFYYHYYEYPVPHHVRPHYGVVTDRYKLVHYYAPDVDYWELYDREKDPNELRSFYGNPDYEKVTAELKTEVQRLRTELKVPEKEEPWFYGGRKPGQPGPGEGKGGAGGGQGKKKAQATGAEPGK; encoded by the coding sequence ATGACCTTTGCACGTCTTCCCATCCTCGCTCTGGCGCTTGCCACAGGCCTGCCGGCGGTATCTCCGCGCCCGGCTTCCGCGGCTGAAGCCAAGCCCAAGCAGCCGAATATTCTCTTCATCTTCTCGGACGACCACGCCTACCAGGCCATCAGTGCCTACAAGGACCCGCGTCAGCTCATCGAGACGCCCAACCTCGATCGCATCGCAAAGGAGGGCATGCTCTTCAACCGGTGCATGGTGCCCAATTCCATTTGCGGCCCCAGCCGCGCCGTGGTGCTCACGGGGAAGTACAATCACATCAACGGCTTCCTCAACAACAGCAACTCCCGCTTCGACAACACCCAGCCCACTTTTGTGCGTGACCTGCATGGAGCCGGCTACCAGACGGCCGTGGTCGGTAAGTGGCACCTCATGACAGATCCGGTGGGCTTCGATTACTGGCACATCCTTCCCGGCCAGGGCGTGTACTACAACCCACCGATGATCGACAACGGCAAGCCCGTGAAGCACGAGGGCTATGTGACCGACATCATCACCGACCTCACGCTCGACTGGCTGAAGAATCGCGACAAGACCAAGCCCTTCCTCATGATGTGCCAGCACAAGGCGCCCCATCGCGAGTGGGACCCGCCGATCCGCCATCTCGGGTGGAACAAGGGCAAGCCTTTCGCCGAACCCGCAACGCTCTTCGACGACTACGAGAATCGCGGCCAGGCCGTGCGTGACCAGGACATGACGATTGAGAAGACTTTCACCCCAAAGGACGCCAAGCTCGCCACGCCTCCGCAGCTCAATGCCGAGCAGAAAGCCGCTTGGGACGCCTACTACGGCCCTCTCAATGCCGAGTTCGAGAAGCAGAATCCCCAGGGGAAGGACCTCGTGCGCTGGCGCTACCAGCGCTACATGCATGACTATCTGGCCTGCGTGAAGGCAGTGGACGATGGCGTGGGCCGTCTCCTGAAGTATCTCGATGACGAGGGTCTCGCGGAGAATACCATCGTGGTCTATGCCGCCGACCAGGGTTTCTACCTCGGTGAGCACGGCTGGTTCGACAAGCGCTGGATCTTTGAAGAATCCCTCCGCACCCCGCTGATGGTGCGCTGGCCGGGGAAGGTGAAGCCCGGCAGCGAGAACAAGGAAATCGTTTCCACGGTCGACTTCGCAGAGACCTTCCTGGAAGCCGCAGGACTGCCCATTCCGGCGGACATGCAGGGGAAGAGCCTCGTGCCGCTGCTGGCCGGGAACACGCCGTCTGACTGGAGAAAGAGCTTCTACTACCACTACTATGAGTATCCCGTGCCCCATCACGTGCGCCCGCACTACGGAGTAGTGACGGACCGCTACAAGCTGGTGCACTACTACGCTCCAGATGTGGACTACTGGGAGCTCTATGACCGTGAGAAGGACCCTAATGAACTGCGCAGCTTCTACGGGAACCCGGACTATGAGAAGGTGACCGCTGAATTGAAGACCGAAGTGCAGCGTCTCCGCACCGAGCTCAAGGTGCCTGAGAAGGAAGAGCCCTGGTTCTACGGCGGTCGCAAGCCCGGCCAGCCCGGACCCGGGGAAGGCAAGGGTGGCGCTGGGGGAGGACAGGGGAAGAAGAAAGCGCAGGCTACTGGAGCTGAGCCCGGCAAATGA
- a CDS encoding ester cyclase has product MFHGLPPVPEGSPTTGLDSFKPFFARFRDIKIVPMRTVCEGDLVACHCKVTGTHRGEGMGVAATHAPVDFEGMTFAVVRDGQIHEGWNCYDFQELHRQVGIV; this is encoded by the coding sequence ATCTTCCACGGACTGCCACCGGTACCGGAAGGCAGTCCGACTACGGGACTTGACTCCTTCAAACCCTTCTTCGCACGTTTTCGCGACATCAAAATCGTTCCCATGAGGACGGTCTGCGAGGGCGACCTGGTCGCCTGCCACTGTAAGGTCACCGGGACACATCGCGGCGAGGGTATGGGTGTGGCGGCGACCCATGCACCAGTGGATTTCGAGGGAATGACCTTTGCGGTAGTGCGCGATGGCCAGATCCACGAAGGTTGGAACTGCTACGACTTCCAGGAACTGCACCGGCAAGTCGGCATCGTCTAA
- a CDS encoding PQQ-binding-like beta-propeller repeat protein has product MISLLWAKEIEGRVGHALGQSVITVPRLGGWWTRYDAMTGEVIWRQHHRKPGSFFALQSDVIVGTTDHGSGIYAIDHHTGRKLWTRLGGWADPLLKLFEYLPCENEGDGPCEIVTGQIVTMAGRILNPTNGRVVGREKVQSYYQRGRGPARYFYGGIPTSNETHEGIEQLLSDQGLELGGPQWCALAKGSCIFVVACRPPEQYRTRPRSRPYSAAKPADVPYVFMILRAEDNAILFQEEVGSYFTAEFSWASEYLVLELQNSEQRAWDSERRRDVRIYRLPVEANTY; this is encoded by the coding sequence ATGATTTCGTTGCTTTGGGCGAAAGAGATCGAGGGGCGCGTGGGTCATGCTCTTGGGCAATCTGTCATTACCGTTCCCCGCTTGGGGGGATGGTGGACGCGATACGACGCCATGACCGGCGAAGTCATTTGGCGGCAGCATCATCGAAAGCCTGGAAGCTTCTTTGCTTTGCAATCAGACGTCATCGTTGGTACCACGGATCATGGGAGCGGCATCTATGCTATCGATCACCATACGGGTCGTAAACTCTGGACTCGCCTAGGTGGCTGGGCTGATCCGCTTCTCAAACTGTTTGAGTATCTACCTTGCGAAAACGAGGGTGACGGTCCCTGCGAGATTGTGACTGGGCAAATTGTAACCATGGCAGGACGAATCCTCAATCCGACAAACGGTCGCGTCGTCGGAAGGGAAAAGGTGCAGTCGTATTACCAGCGGGGACGCGGCCCCGCCCGGTATTTCTATGGAGGCATCCCGACTTCAAATGAAACGCATGAGGGCATCGAGCAATTGCTCTCGGATCAAGGCCTCGAGTTGGGAGGTCCCCAATGGTGCGCTCTGGCAAAAGGTTCCTGCATTTTCGTCGTTGCCTGCCGTCCGCCGGAACAATACCGGACGCGACCACGATCTCGCCCCTACTCTGCTGCTAAACCGGCCGATGTTCCCTACGTCTTCATGATTCTTCGCGCGGAGGACAACGCCATTTTGTTTCAGGAGGAAGTCGGAAGCTACTTTACTGCCGAGTTTTCATGGGCATCCGAGTATCTTGTTTTGGAGCTGCAAAACTCCGAGCAACGCGCGTGGGACAGCGAACGGCGGCGGGATGTCCGAATCTATCGTTTGCCTGTCGAGGCCAACACATACTGA
- a CDS encoding bestrophin family ion channel, with protein MHTGRSYKLSEFIAWTKRDIYLLIVLGVVPVVCYEMVGLKWLGIPWTVVALLGTATAFIVGFKNSQTYARIWEARQIWGDILSGSRAWGAMSRDYLKNPEKSKELVYRHLAWLVALRYQMRESRSWESSHKANNIRYSRLYSVPERETSLESELAKYVSPQESKEILSSQNKATHLMSTQSKAIRELLDKEAFVVAHFIDMQKTLRDFFLLQGKSERIKDFPYPRQFATINGIFVKLFCFLLPFGLLREFDKLNESVDGVMNGNMVWLVIPFSILLSWLYTSLEQVGDSTACPFDGGPNDVPISQMCRTAEIELRAMLGETDLPPTLESKNNIVL; from the coding sequence ATGCACACTGGCAGATCCTACAAGCTATCAGAGTTCATCGCCTGGACCAAGCGGGATATCTACCTGCTCATCGTCCTCGGTGTCGTGCCCGTGGTTTGCTATGAGATGGTGGGACTAAAATGGCTGGGCATTCCTTGGACGGTGGTGGCGCTGCTTGGCACCGCCACGGCGTTCATTGTCGGCTTCAAGAACTCGCAGACCTACGCCCGCATTTGGGAGGCGCGCCAGATATGGGGGGACATCTTGAGCGGCAGCAGGGCCTGGGGAGCCATGAGCCGGGACTATCTCAAGAATCCCGAGAAGTCGAAGGAACTCGTGTATCGCCATCTCGCCTGGCTGGTGGCGCTGCGGTATCAGATGAGAGAGTCCCGGTCCTGGGAATCTTCACACAAGGCAAACAACATCCGGTATTCGAGGTTGTACTCTGTCCCTGAACGAGAGACTTCACTGGAGAGTGAGCTGGCGAAATATGTTTCGCCGCAAGAGTCGAAGGAGATTCTCTCTTCTCAGAACAAGGCGACTCACCTCATGAGTACGCAAAGCAAAGCGATCAGAGAGCTCTTGGACAAGGAGGCATTCGTGGTGGCTCACTTCATCGACATGCAGAAGACGCTCCGGGATTTCTTTCTGCTGCAAGGGAAGAGCGAACGCATCAAGGACTTCCCCTACCCACGGCAGTTCGCGACCATCAATGGCATCTTTGTAAAGTTGTTCTGCTTTCTCCTGCCGTTTGGCTTGTTGCGGGAGTTCGACAAACTCAACGAGAGCGTCGATGGGGTCATGAACGGAAACATGGTGTGGCTGGTGATTCCCTTCAGCATCCTGCTGTCCTGGCTCTACACCTCCCTGGAACAAGTGGGCGACAGCACTGCGTGCCCGTTTGACGGAGGCCCGAATGACGTTCCAATCTCCCAAATGTGCCGCACCGCCGAGATTGAACTGCGAGCCATGCTGGGGGAAACCGATCTGCCGCCAACCTTGGAGAGCAAGAACAACATTGTGCTGTAG
- a CDS encoding SMI1/KNR4 family protein — protein MDPSAFTSHIARLRSLGWTCQWHPQPVHLPLSLRSRYPWLPPDYIDFVTGLDECVSSDETRWILAPADFDLHEHHAWQHDAWETLSVESAAGDEQLVAQIREFWDAHIPISLGVGDGYSFYAIRVGDRSGVVVTGREPEFEDIAEVALSFTQFLAHLT, from the coding sequence ATGGATCCATCTGCATTCACTAGCCATATCGCACGACTTCGAAGCCTGGGATGGACTTGCCAATGGCATCCTCAGCCAGTCCATTTACCACTATCATTGCGCTCCCGGTATCCGTGGCTTCCGCCTGACTACATCGACTTTGTCACGGGGCTGGATGAATGCGTCAGCTCTGACGAAACACGTTGGATTCTTGCTCCAGCAGATTTCGATCTCCACGAGCATCACGCTTGGCAGCATGATGCATGGGAGACGCTTAGTGTCGAATCTGCTGCGGGCGACGAACAGCTGGTTGCCCAGATTCGGGAGTTTTGGGATGCGCACATTCCCATCAGTCTAGGAGTGGGCGACGGCTACTCGTTCTATGCGATCCGTGTGGGAGATCGATCGGGGGTAGTTGTCACTGGCAGGGAACCGGAGTTCGAGGATATTGCCGAGGTCGCACTCAGCTTCACCCAGTTCCTGGCACACCTTACATGA
- a CDS encoding plastocyanin/azurin family copper-binding protein: MIRTLLTAACSLVLAAGLHAEDVKEVTLKPDNANPLAYDAASKTFTVKAGQKVKVTLENKATVPQPHNLLICKPGSLQKVGAAANALLTDPQALAKDYIPESPEVLFHTKLVQPSQSAVLEFTAPAEAGDYVYLCTFPGHWMIMNGVMKVEK, encoded by the coding sequence ATGATCCGCACTCTGCTTACCGCTGCCTGCTCCCTGGTGCTTGCCGCCGGACTCCACGCCGAAGACGTGAAGGAAGTGACGCTGAAGCCCGACAACGCCAACCCGCTCGCTTACGACGCGGCCTCCAAGACCTTTACCGTGAAGGCGGGTCAGAAGGTGAAAGTCACCCTCGAGAACAAGGCCACCGTCCCCCAGCCGCACAACCTGCTCATCTGCAAGCCCGGCTCTCTGCAGAAAGTCGGCGCCGCTGCAAATGCGCTGCTCACGGATCCGCAGGCTCTTGCGAAGGACTACATCCCCGAGTCTCCTGAAGTGCTTTTCCACACGAAGCTGGTGCAGCCCAGCCAGTCGGCCGTGCTTGAGTTCACCGCTCCCGCCGAGGCCGGTGACTATGTCTACCTCTGCACCTTCCCTGGTCACTGGATGATCATGAACGGTGTCATGAAGGTGGAAAAATAA
- a CDS encoding DUF1552 domain-containing protein, translating to MSAPSSVSRRSFLRSAGTFMALPLLESAGFRAFAAEKAVTTPTRMAFLYIPNGVNVHQWVPKGSGTGYELSPTLQPLAALKGDFNIFSNLAHDKAESNGDGAGDHARATATFLTGCQAKKTAGSDIRIGQSVDQIAATALGDHTRLASMELSTDGERTSGRCDSGYSCAYQFNLSWKTETMPMAPEMDPRLVFERMFGMGSSSGSAAEAEKRRRYQKSVLDFVMADAKSLQRRISTSDNRKLDEYFASVRDIETRIEKAERMKIEVPNGVHAPTGIPQSSQEHIRLMFDLLLLAFQTDSTRVSTFLLAHDGSNRSFPEIGVPDSHHNISHHQNNPEKLAKIAKIDQFYISQLAYFLQRMKDSQENGKSILDSSMIVYGGGISDGNAHDHDRLPVIVAGRGNGTLNPGRHIQLAEKTPMTNLYLAMLDRMGVKAERIGDSTGVLEGI from the coding sequence ATGTCAGCCCCCTCTTCCGTTTCCCGCCGTTCCTTCCTGCGCAGCGCCGGCACGTTCATGGCACTGCCCCTGCTGGAGTCGGCTGGTTTTCGTGCCTTTGCAGCGGAGAAGGCGGTGACGACTCCCACGCGCATGGCCTTCCTGTACATCCCAAATGGGGTGAACGTGCACCAGTGGGTGCCGAAGGGCTCTGGCACGGGGTATGAACTTTCCCCGACCCTCCAGCCCCTCGCGGCCTTGAAGGGTGACTTCAATATTTTCTCCAACCTCGCCCACGACAAGGCTGAGTCCAACGGCGACGGGGCAGGGGACCACGCTCGCGCCACAGCCACTTTCCTGACGGGTTGCCAGGCCAAGAAGACGGCCGGTTCGGATATCCGCATCGGTCAGAGCGTGGACCAGATCGCGGCCACTGCACTGGGAGACCATACCCGCCTGGCCTCCATGGAGCTGAGCACGGACGGTGAGCGCACCTCCGGTCGCTGCGACTCCGGCTACAGCTGCGCCTACCAGTTCAATCTCTCCTGGAAGACCGAGACCATGCCCATGGCCCCGGAAATGGATCCTCGCCTCGTGTTTGAGCGCATGTTCGGCATGGGCTCATCCTCCGGCTCTGCCGCGGAGGCTGAAAAGCGCCGCCGCTACCAGAAGAGCGTGCTTGATTTCGTGATGGCTGACGCGAAGAGCCTGCAGCGCCGCATTTCCACCTCGGACAATCGCAAGCTGGACGAGTACTTTGCCTCCGTTCGCGACATCGAAACGCGCATCGAGAAGGCCGAGCGCATGAAGATTGAGGTGCCCAACGGTGTGCACGCTCCCACCGGCATCCCGCAGTCCTCACAGGAGCACATCCGCCTGATGTTTGATCTGCTGCTCCTCGCCTTCCAGACGGACAGCACCCGTGTGTCGACCTTCCTGCTGGCGCATGACGGCAGCAACCGCTCCTTCCCCGAGATCGGCGTGCCGGATTCGCATCACAACATCTCCCACCACCAGAACAATCCTGAGAAGCTGGCGAAGATCGCGAAGATCGACCAGTTCTACATCTCGCAGCTCGCCTACTTCCTGCAGCGCATGAAGGACTCCCAGGAGAACGGCAAGTCCATCCTGGACAGCAGCATGATCGTGTACGGCGGTGGCATCAGCGATGGCAATGCCCATGACCATGATCGCCTGCCGGTAATCGTCGCCGGTCGTGGCAATGGCACGCTCAATCCCGGACGCCACATCCAGCTCGCGGAAAAGACCCCGATGACGAATCTCTACCTCGCCATGCTCGACCGCATGGGGGTGAAGGCCGAGCGCATCGGTGACAGCACGGGCGTGCTGGAGGGGATTTAA